CGGCATTTCCTGCAGTGGAATCACAGAAACAGCTGGTGTGCTGCGCTTGAGCCGAGACCCACCTTTAGGAGACGCTTCAGTGCCTAGGGTTCCTAACCCTAACGCATGGCAGAAGATCATTATTAGCTTTATGTGGCATTTAGGGAAGGAGTATCAGCACTGAAGGTCTGTTTAGATTCAGTCTTAACTACAGTTTAAGTTCACTGGAGATCGTTTCATCCAAAACAAACTAAGCAGACGAAGAATTTGTCTTCTTTCAGAAGATGGTTAGTATGGCCCGAAGTCTCATCTCCTGGGTGGATTTGCCACACTGATACTTTGAGAGTATGATAAATAATGAGAAGGAGAATGAATCCATACCAAAAagttaaagtatataaaagGCTTTGCTTGAGCACCAAGCCATGCAGTTCAgaccaaagaaagaaaatgaaacgcTGAAACTGTCAACCACAAAAGTAGTCTGAAGAAAAGTACTTTCCCTTGAAGCAGAAAAGCCCATAGGGAGGAAGCGGGTGGATGAACGTCCCGCAGCAGAAAAACATCTGGACTCCACGTTTTTGTCTGCTTCGCCTCTTTTCAACAGTCTCTGCTCTTTAAAAACAGGTATGTGTGCACTATTAAATGACTATTAGTAAACATTACTATTTTACACTGTAATGTTTGTTTATGAGCCTAAAGTCATTTACTCTGATATACTCTTTTTCCCTCTTAACAAGCATTAGACATTATGTTACTTTTACACTGGAAAGAGGTTTATTTACTGCACGTTTCCAGCTGCTCTTTCCATGTTTTGCATGGAATATTCCAAGATTTTGTTGTGAACAGATGATACAGATTTTGAACCAAATTTTAGTTCTTTTTAACATGCATGTCTTATTTGAAACTTTGATGTTGAATTGAAACAGCTAATCGTGGTTTACTCAGGATCAGCGTTGTGTTGTTGTGTGGCTCCTAGCTTAGGGTCCGGGAATCTCTTCTGACTGAAATGAAGAGCCCAGCATTCATTCTGCTGGTCGTCTGGAGCTGTGCTGTGTGTCCCAGTAAACCATCACAGCGAGGCACAACTGCCCAGACCAACAACACGGGTATTCAGATCACAGAAATACTGCAGTTCAGCCATTTTCACTGTGTTGAAAGGGTTGTGGCTGTATGAACTGACTTGCAGCTGTTTTTAACCAGAGACTTCTTGTAATGGACGCCCCCTGGATCTGGTCTTTGTGGTCGACAGCTCTCGCAGTGTCCGGCCCGATGACTACGAGAGGGTGAAGACCTTCATCAAGGATGTGCTGCTGTTCTTGAACGTGGGTCACAATCAGACGCGCGTGGGACTCCTGCAGTTTGGCAGCGTAGTGCAGAATGAATTCTTCTTAAACAGCTACTTTGAGAAGCAGCACCTGTTGCGCGCTGTCGAGCGCATGGAGCACCTGGCGTCGGGAACCATGACGGGTTTAGCGCTGCAATTCATGCGCGAGGAGGCGTTTTCTCTGGCTCGCGGTGCTCGGCCCGCCCACATGCAGGTGCCCCGCGTCGCCATGGTAGTGACCGACGGCCGGCCGCAGGACTCTGTGGAAGAGGAAGCGGCTCGTTCCCGGCAGGACGGGATAGAGGTCTTCGCGGTGGGCGTCGGCCGTGTCGACATGGCAACCCTGCGAGCCATCGGCAGCGAGCCGTACACGGAACACGTGCATCTGGTAGCCAATTTCAGCCAGATAGAAACCCTCGTTTCTGTCTTTTACTCAAAGCTGTGTGCAGGTCAGTCCCTTCCCGTCACTCGCTTTTCActgtaaaacaatattataaagaTGAAATATATTTCCACCTGCCTGTGGGGTCCCAGGCTCATACGCCTTTTTCTGCCTGTCGTGGTCTAGACCAATGGTTCCctaccacgttcctggaggcccccccaactttgcacattttgcatctctccttaGTCTAACATACCCATTTAATTTCTTGGAGTCTCCACTAATGtgatgatgatctgaatcaggtgtgtttgattaaggagacatggaaacCATGCAGTGTTgaggggcctccaggaacgtggttggttTTCAAACTGCTCAGTGAAGTACCTGCAGCActgtacattttgtatgtctccctatATCTGACACAACCACTTCAGGTCTTGCAGTCTccactaatgagctgatgagctgtatcaggtgtgatagatgagggagacatacaataTGTGTAGGGCTGGAGGTactccaggacaggtttgagaaccactgatctagaCCTAGTCTCCCTTATTttacacacctgattcagatcaccAGCTCTGTAGGAGAGAGATCCaagaactgaactgagtgtgtcagataagggagacatacaaaatgtgaagAGCAGAGGGTCCTGGGATTGAGAACCACCTCAAGTAATCCTCAAGTAAAATTATCATTAAATTatcaaagactttttttttcttttttaaataaatactggtgACTTTTAATTTGGAGCAAGAGAAACTGGGGGAGTGACTTTTTTGCGTGACACACGTGTCACTTTGCTCACATCTGATTGGTCCAATTTCAGTTTGAGATCTCTAAACCAGAACATAACCTGAGCAGGTTAGCCGTGGAGTGTAAGTTACCATGGCAATGAATGACGCTAAAAACCAAGCCACTTTCATGGTGCCTAAAACCCAGGATTGGTGCAAACTAAACTGAAACTTACATGGCTTAACCAGCTAATCCGGCTTCATGGTACAGGCCTCTGGTTCAGATGTTTAGGAAACACGCATTAATGACGATTGTCGAATACTCAGCATCTCTGCTCTGATTTCCTCAGAATCCGATCCGTGTGCATCAGGAAAACACGACTGTGAAAACGAGTGCGTAAACACAAACGATTCATTCATGTGCCGCTGCAGAAAAGGTTTCACGCTCACTTCAGATGGTAAAACGTGTGGTAAGCCTCTGATTTCTGCACTGCTCTGTTTACAATGTCTGAACGTGACGCATTTGGGAAACGGAGCTCTTTAGCTCTCAGAATACATGACGACCACCTGATTCCACATGTGCCATGATGTGCATGTGTTTTTCACAGCATTATTTTGTCTGCCAAAAATAACTCATTAATGTGCATTGAATAGAATGTCTGAGCAGCTCATTGAACTGAATCATATTGATGTAACTCGTCACTGTCATTACAAATTATAGCGTGATTTGACTCGTCAAGTATTTTCTGGTAATTTAGCCACATTAATAAACAAGACTCCCATTGTTTTTACTTGCTTTACTTTTCACTCCGCAAGACTTTGtaagtttaatacatttaaaacaattgttgCAGGTCTGGATTGTAAACGTGGATCTGTGGATCTCATGTTTGTCATGAATGGCTCCAAACATTTGGGCATTACCAGTTTTGACCTACTGAAGCAGTTTATCAGCAGAATGGTGAGCGCTCTGCCAGCCGGCACTCGGGTCGGGCTGCTCCAGTACTCCACTAAAGTCCGCAGCGAGTTCACTTTGGGCCAGTACAGCAGCGCTAGCGAGCTTCAGCGAGCGATTGCAGCCGTCCACTATATGGGACGTGGTTCCGTGATTGGCTCCGCGCTGCACTACCTGATTCAGAACAGCTTCAGGAACAGCAGCCGAACAGTTCAGATGGTCGCCATTGTACTTACAGACGGACGCTCTCAAGACAGCGTGGGCAAATGGGCCAGCAAGGTCAAAGCTGATGGTACTAAGCATTCGTAGCGACTCTGCGCAATGTGTTAATAAAAGGAAACACAAATATTGCACTGacatattaacatttttctccatttacaaaaatgtttgttctCAGCACTCACTTCACTGAGCACCGAATGTATATTTATCTCAATCTAAAAAGCCTTTTGCTCTAAAGGCTTGCAAAAACAAGAATGTGTCCTGTCGATGGATGAGTAGTAGTGGATAGAGAAGGAAAAGAATCAACACACCGGATACACCAGTTGTTTGTTGAATGTTTGAACATAAAGCTGAACATCTCAGAAATGGAGAATTTTTTGAAATCTTTTTTAGGTATGCAGTGGGTGTGGGAGAGACTGCAGAGGAAGAGCTGAATTTTATAGCATCAGAGCCGCAGCAGAAACATGCATACTACGCAGAAGACTTCGGCAAAATGGAGCACATCGCAGACAAACTGAAGACTCAGATTCACAGCTGTGAAGGTACTACAGCATGTGTGTCAGTAATGAATGTTATTTGATCATAAACAGAAGCTTTAGATTCTCCGCAACTGTTATGCTTCACCTACCAGAATGCTTTAGAGAAATCAGTATACCACTGTGCAAATATTTTGAATACACTGTAAATGGACACTCAACTACAGAAgtaatacagtgttttttgtcTGTCACAGATCAGCTGTCAGTGTCACATCAGTGCAA
The sequence above is drawn from the Labeo rohita strain BAU-BD-2019 chromosome 16, IGBB_LRoh.1.0, whole genome shotgun sequence genome and encodes:
- the LOC127178084 gene encoding cartilage matrix protein, producing MRSGSSVFSSTHDGISCSGITETAGVLRLSRDPPLGDASVPRLRVRESLLTEMKSPAFILLVVWSCAVCPSKPSQRGTTAQTNNTETSCNGRPLDLVFVVDSSRSVRPDDYERVKTFIKDVLLFLNVGHNQTRVGLLQFGSVVQNEFFLNSYFEKQHLLRAVERMEHLASGTMTGLALQFMREEAFSLARGARPAHMQVPRVAMVVTDGRPQDSVEEEAARSRQDGIEVFAVGVGRVDMATLRAIGSEPYTEHVHLVANFSQIETLVSVFYSKLCAESDPCASGKHDCENECVNTNDSFMCRCRKGFTLTSDGKTCGLDCKRGSVDLMFVMNGSKHLGITSFDLLKQFISRMVSALPAGTRVGLLQYSTKVRSEFTLGQYSSASELQRAIAAVHYMGRGSVIGSALHYLIQNSFRNSSRTVQMVAIVLTDGRSQDSVGKWASKVKADGTKYAVGVGETAEEELNFIASEPQQKHAYYAEDFGKMEHIADKLKTQIHSCEDQLSVSHQCKCGKMMLFHNKTTEALLRISQKLDTVMKRIELLENQNELL